A region of the Kaistia geumhonensis genome:
TAGCCGCCATAGCCGATATCCCAGGGCTCGGCGATGAGGACGAGGCTGGAGAGCAGCGGGTCCTGGACGATGGCGGAGAGGATCGGCGCCGCCGGATCGAAGCCGCTGTCGCGGCGCGCCAGCGTCGTGGCGAGATCGAAGCGGAAGCCGTCAACGCCCGCCTCGGTCACCCAGTGGCGCATCGCATCCATGGCGAGGCGGACGCCCTGCGGCCGCTCCAGCGCCAGCACGTTGCCGCAGCCGGCATCGTTGACATAGAGGCGCTTGTCCCCGGGGAGCAGGCGGTAATAGCCGGCATTGTCGAGGCCGCGCATCGAGAGCGTGGGCCCCAGATGATCGCTCTCGCCGGAATGGTTGTAGACGACGTCGAGAATGACGGCGATGCCGGCCTCGTGCAGCGCGGCGACGGCGGCGCGCACCTCCTCCATGCCGCCGGGCGCCAGCCGGGGATCGGGCACGAACCAGGCAACCGGATTGTAACCCCAGTAATTCGAGAGCCCGAGCGGCGGCAGATGGCGCTCGTCGAGCCAGGCTGCGACGGGCAGCAGCTCGACCATGGTGACGCCGAGTCCAGTCAGGTAGCGGATCGAGGCGGGATGGCCGAGGCCGGCGAAGGTGCCGCGCAGCGCCTCGGGGACGTCGGCGTTGAGCTTCGAGAAGCCGCGAACATGCAGCTCGTAGATGACCTGTTCGGCCAGCACCGGCGCGGGGGTGAGTCGGTGCGCGGGCGCGAGAGGTCGGCGGACGATGCCCTTGGGCACGACCGCGGCGCTGTCGCTCTCGTCCGTCGCAGCGCCGAGGCGGCGCGCGTCATAGATGAGCGGATCCTCGCGGAAGGGACGGTCGATGGACCTGGCGTAGGGATCGACGAGCAGCTTGGCGGGGTTGAAGCGCAGCCCCTCCTCCGGCCGGAACGGACCATGGGCGCGCAATCCATACCGCGCCCCTTGCCCGATCCCGGCGATGTGGCCGAAATGAACATCGCCGCTGCGCGAGGGCAGCGCGATGCGCTCGAGTTCCTGAGCGCCGTCGTCCGAAAACAGGCAGAGCTCGACGTGGTCGGCGGCCGAATGGACGGCGACATTGACGCCGGACTTCTCCGGCGTAACGCCCAGCGGAAAGGGCGAGCCCTCGCTGACGATGCGCTTCTGCATCGGCTTCAGGCGGCGGCGGCGAGGGCGCGGAACAGCCGCGCA
Encoded here:
- the glgX gene encoding glycogen debranching protein GlgX is translated as MQKRIVSEGSPFPLGVTPEKSGVNVAVHSAADHVELCLFSDDGAQELERIALPSRSGDVHFGHIAGIGQGARYGLRAHGPFRPEEGLRFNPAKLLVDPYARSIDRPFREDPLIYDARRLGAATDESDSAAVVPKGIVRRPLAPAHRLTPAPVLAEQVIYELHVRGFSKLNADVPEALRGTFAGLGHPASIRYLTGLGVTMVELLPVAAWLDERHLPPLGLSNYWGYNPVAWFVPDPRLAPGGMEEVRAAVAALHEAGIAVILDVVYNHSGESDHLGPTLSMRGLDNAGYYRLLPGDKRLYVNDAGCGNVLALERPQGVRLAMDAMRHWVTEAGVDGFRFDLATTLARRDSGFDPAAPILSAIVQDPLLSSLVLIAEPWDIGYGGYQVGAFPPGWGEWNDRYRDTLRRFMKGEGGLAGELATRIAGSADTFAWRHRQLAESVNFVTAHDGFTLADLVSYEHKRNHANGEDNRDGNDSNHSWNNGVEGETSDPAILRRRAADMRALLAALVFSHGTPMLAMGDEIARSQGGNNNAYAQDNPIAWMNWEKADTELLAFTSAVIALRAARSTLRDPRPLTGAPRDGVALPDVAWFGADGRPLEGAAWNDGATRVLTAVFTGLAKNGRMERTALILSGGEGDRMVSLPRSAGGGWRLLVDSIAGLTPANDPSDPLLVDGPLLVKGRATLLLADTVG